One window from the genome of Vicinamibacterales bacterium encodes:
- a CDS encoding YIP1 family protein, whose product MADLTGRMIGAIQGDVKTLEEIEADPGAFSQAVTVIIIAGVAALIGNFFRIGVIGGIVHLVAALAEYALFSVLVFLIGTKLMPEPTTKADFNEVFRTVGFAASPGIFSVAAIVPFLGPVISLLVGVWSLVIGVIAVRQALDYSNTGRAIIVCLIAGVICWIVVIVVFLPLALAAAVTHAALTQ is encoded by the coding sequence ATGGCTGATCTGACAGGACGGATGATTGGCGCGATTCAAGGGGACGTGAAGACGCTCGAAGAGATCGAAGCCGACCCGGGCGCGTTCAGCCAGGCGGTCACCGTGATCATCATCGCAGGCGTCGCGGCGCTCATCGGCAACTTCTTCCGCATCGGGGTGATCGGCGGGATCGTGCACCTCGTGGCCGCGCTCGCGGAGTACGCGTTGTTCTCGGTCCTGGTCTTTCTCATCGGCACCAAGCTGATGCCGGAACCGACGACCAAGGCGGATTTCAACGAGGTGTTCCGGACCGTCGGGTTCGCCGCGTCTCCGGGCATCTTCAGCGTGGCGGCGATCGTGCCGTTTCTCGGCCCGGTGATCTCGCTGCTGGTCGGTGTCTGGAGCCTGGTGATCGGCGTGATCGCGGTACGCCAGGCGCTCGACTATTCCAACACCGGGCGCGCGATCATTGTCTGTCTGATCGCCGGCGTCATCTGCTGGATCGTCGTCATCGTGGTATTCCTGCCGCTGGCGCTCGCCGCCGCGGTCACCCACGCTGCGCTGACTCAGTGA
- a CDS encoding energy transducer TonB codes for MARQQLRSHLSGSVPVSIVVHVVVLLVLVVIPVVGDIIPPIPLLAIPTYMLAAPLPPPPAVLPPPTPSRRAAVPTGAPTTPPDRILAEPPPAPPAGPINAVPGGVPLGVGEDAGTLSTDVPAPPPPPPPPPAAPTVRAAQLPEQPRKLVDARPVYPEVARSARIEGTVILEAVLDTSGRVTELRVLRSVPMLDQAALDAVRQWRYSPTIYYGRRVSVLMTITVRFTLQP; via the coding sequence ATGGCGCGACAACAGCTGCGGAGCCATCTGTCCGGAAGCGTCCCCGTCTCGATCGTGGTGCATGTCGTGGTGCTGCTCGTGCTCGTCGTCATTCCCGTTGTCGGCGATATCATCCCGCCGATTCCGCTACTTGCCATCCCAACGTACATGCTGGCCGCGCCGCTCCCGCCGCCTCCGGCGGTCCTGCCTCCCCCGACGCCTTCGCGCAGAGCGGCCGTCCCGACGGGCGCGCCGACGACCCCGCCGGATCGGATCCTGGCCGAGCCGCCGCCGGCACCTCCGGCTGGGCCAATAAATGCCGTGCCCGGTGGAGTGCCGTTGGGCGTGGGGGAGGATGCGGGGACGCTGTCGACCGACGTCCCGGCGCCGCCACCTCCGCCGCCACCGCCGCCGGCTGCCCCGACGGTCCGGGCGGCCCAATTGCCCGAGCAGCCGCGCAAGCTCGTCGACGCGCGTCCGGTCTATCCCGAGGTGGCGCGATCGGCCCGGATTGAAGGCACCGTGATTCTCGAGGCGGTACTCGACACGAGCGGCCGTGTCACCGAGTTGCGAGTCCTCCGTTCCGTGCCCATGCTCGACCAGGCGGCACTCGATGCCGTCCGGCAGTGGCGCTATTCGCCGACGATCTATTACGGGCGCCGGGTTTCCGTCCTGATGACGATTACCGTTCGATTTACGCTGCAGCCATGA
- a CDS encoding CHAT domain-containing protein, whose product MTLAFLAVTLWLAIAQSPSTPAAPVSPDEEALRAAVQQYYDAQSARDADRAVAFWSAAADPRPGRDAYLAVFGEPAEDRFQVAIGSVEIAGAEARLRVSALRTRLTMKDGQPNTQRTALLESQVWRKESGGWKLLRDGPFAEAIADDLIAAAPADRPARYEKISRPDLVQARLAISQRATMAITLQRNYLRGRELFGIALDVARASGDRHGEANSLHNIAQAAYFLHDYAAATDGYRQELEVARAIDDQLTAAAALFGLASVAYSQADYIPALGLYRDALAIYEKNEDASSIGRTLVSIGNIQYLQADYDAALASYRRGLASLVEGGDPAGASYARRGLARVLGAQGDVAAALAIYGQVLADARAALAADARLTPDVASALEGIAELYFRVGNTDQARASLEEAGRLDDKDPEGAGRVLAALGMTELVAGRFDAALAAYTGSRTRFETVKMPDGIARAWVGIGFSQSARERFADAIAAYRSAIALFEQQNNNDGVGRAWLGLSMAQSGAGDHAAALDSAGKVAAIAEGLKSEDLAWRGSVRAGEALRKLGRLEEAVQAFTRATTVLDRLAADAPTNTEARAELNDSASAWTGLAFSRAAQGDAAGALAAMEGRRAHLRRVCLAPFEHDVAPGASAAELADEQAIARDIISARVKLRAQSQAPRHDAARLEQLDRQLSELVAKRTDQQGTLYGRLPDLPRWRGLPQPPLSASAIADLVPGDGGVLVAYLLNDDELLAVTVARAEHGADVEAVTAPFDRRGVADALAAAMQPDVLEDAAEWRRHAAPLAAALIDPIAPRLAGRDRLVFVPDDLLWKVPFEALSGVPASATVTYATSLATLALERQAPPLPEHRTAAIVAAPAIPDTVRAQMTLMLPSWRAPDAAASLAAAEADARAYSEGVPVRAAADASESAVRALVGSADVLHAQAPLQVSATAPLLSSVLLAATGDAPEEDGRLEVREWFRLAGRARVVVLSDGSAFGAAGVGNAMDAMAWAAAAAGASTMVIGRWPADGFTADAVAAAFHAKLAGGLSPIQAWRAAIAAARVANAPPSLWAGLRLVGGGN is encoded by the coding sequence ATGACGCTGGCGTTTCTGGCGGTGACGCTCTGGCTCGCGATCGCGCAATCTCCATCGACGCCGGCTGCACCGGTGTCGCCGGACGAAGAGGCCCTGCGCGCTGCCGTACAGCAGTACTACGACGCGCAGTCCGCGCGCGACGCCGATCGGGCCGTCGCGTTCTGGAGCGCGGCGGCCGACCCGCGCCCCGGGCGCGACGCGTACCTGGCGGTCTTCGGCGAGCCGGCCGAGGACCGCTTCCAGGTCGCAATCGGCAGCGTTGAGATCGCCGGCGCCGAGGCGCGCCTGCGCGTCAGCGCCTTGCGCACGCGTCTCACCATGAAGGACGGCCAGCCGAACACGCAGCGGACCGCGCTGCTCGAGTCGCAGGTCTGGCGGAAGGAGAGCGGCGGCTGGAAGCTGCTGCGCGACGGACCGTTCGCCGAGGCGATCGCCGACGATCTGATCGCCGCCGCGCCCGCCGACCGGCCGGCCCGCTACGAGAAGATCAGCCGTCCCGATCTGGTGCAGGCGCGCCTCGCCATCTCGCAGCGGGCGACGATGGCGATCACGCTGCAGAGAAACTATCTCCGCGGCCGCGAGCTCTTCGGGATCGCCCTCGACGTCGCCCGCGCGTCCGGCGACCGCCACGGCGAGGCCAACTCGCTTCACAATATCGCGCAGGCCGCGTACTTCCTGCACGACTATGCCGCCGCGACCGACGGCTACCGGCAGGAGCTCGAGGTCGCGCGCGCGATCGACGATCAGTTGACCGCCGCCGCCGCGTTGTTCGGGCTGGCGTCGGTCGCGTACTCGCAGGCGGACTACATCCCGGCGCTCGGTCTCTACCGCGACGCGCTCGCCATCTACGAGAAGAACGAGGACGCCTCGTCGATCGGCCGGACGCTGGTCAGCATCGGCAACATCCAATATCTGCAGGCCGACTACGATGCCGCGCTCGCCAGCTATCGCCGCGGCCTCGCATCGCTCGTGGAGGGCGGCGATCCGGCCGGCGCCTCCTACGCCCGCCGCGGCCTCGCGCGCGTCCTGGGCGCGCAGGGAGACGTTGCCGCCGCGCTCGCCATCTACGGCCAGGTGCTCGCCGACGCCCGCGCCGCCCTGGCGGCGGACGCGCGCCTGACCCCCGACGTGGCGTCGGCGCTCGAGGGCATCGCCGAGCTGTATTTCCGTGTCGGTAACACCGACCAGGCGCGGGCCTCGTTGGAGGAAGCGGGAAGGCTCGACGACAAGGATCCGGAGGGAGCGGGCCGCGTCCTCGCTGCGCTCGGCATGACCGAACTCGTGGCGGGCCGCTTCGACGCCGCGCTGGCCGCTTACACCGGGAGTCGCACCCGGTTCGAGACCGTCAAGATGCCGGACGGCATCGCGCGGGCCTGGGTGGGTATCGGCTTCAGCCAGTCGGCGCGCGAGCGCTTCGCCGACGCGATCGCCGCATATCGGAGCGCCATCGCGTTGTTCGAGCAACAGAACAACAACGACGGCGTCGGCCGCGCGTGGCTCGGGCTGTCGATGGCGCAGTCGGGGGCCGGCGACCACGCCGCCGCACTCGACAGTGCCGGCAAGGTCGCGGCGATCGCCGAGGGGCTGAAGAGCGAGGACCTCGCCTGGCGCGGGTCAGTCCGCGCCGGCGAGGCACTCCGCAAACTCGGCAGGCTCGAGGAGGCGGTGCAGGCCTTCACGCGCGCGACGACCGTGCTCGATCGGCTCGCCGCCGACGCGCCGACGAATACGGAGGCGCGCGCCGAGTTGAACGACAGCGCCAGCGCGTGGACCGGTCTCGCGTTTTCCCGTGCGGCGCAGGGCGATGCCGCCGGAGCCCTTGCCGCCATGGAAGGCCGGCGCGCGCACCTTCGGCGCGTGTGTCTGGCCCCCTTCGAGCACGACGTGGCTCCGGGCGCCAGCGCGGCCGAACTGGCCGACGAACAGGCGATCGCGCGCGACATCATCTCGGCCCGGGTCAAGCTCCGCGCCCAGTCGCAGGCGCCGCGTCACGATGCGGCACGGCTCGAGCAGCTCGATCGCCAGTTGTCCGAGCTCGTTGCCAAACGGACCGACCAGCAGGGGACGCTCTATGGCCGCCTGCCGGACCTGCCGCGGTGGCGTGGCCTCCCCCAGCCGCCGCTGTCGGCCTCGGCGATTGCCGACCTCGTTCCCGGCGACGGCGGAGTGCTGGTCGCCTACCTGCTGAACGACGACGAACTCCTCGCCGTGACCGTCGCGCGCGCTGAGCACGGCGCCGACGTGGAGGCCGTGACCGCGCCGTTCGACCGCCGCGGCGTCGCCGACGCGCTGGCCGCCGCGATGCAGCCTGACGTGCTGGAGGACGCGGCCGAGTGGCGCCGGCACGCCGCCCCGCTGGCCGCCGCGTTGATCGATCCGATCGCGCCGCGCCTCGCCGGCCGCGATCGCCTCGTGTTCGTTCCCGACGATCTGCTCTGGAAAGTGCCGTTCGAGGCACTGTCTGGCGTTCCCGCCTCGGCAACCGTCACCTATGCCACATCGCTTGCGACGCTGGCGCTCGAGCGTCAGGCGCCGCCGCTTCCCGAGCACCGGACAGCCGCAATTGTCGCCGCTCCGGCCATCCCCGACACCGTGCGCGCGCAGATGACGCTGATGCTGCCGTCGTGGCGGGCCCCCGACGCCGCCGCCTCGCTGGCTGCCGCCGAGGCCGACGCGAGGGCATACAGCGAGGGTGTCCCGGTTCGAGCGGCGGCCGACGCCAGCGAGTCGGCCGTCCGTGCCCTCGTCGGCAGCGCCGACGTGCTGCACGCCCAGGCGCCGCTCCAGGTGAGTGCCACGGCGCCGCTCCTGTCGTCGGTCCTGCTCGCCGCGACTGGAGACGCGCCGGAGGAAGACGGACGGCTGGAGGTCCGGGAGTGGTTCAGGTTGGCCGGCCGTGCCCGCGTGGTCGTGCTGTCGGACGGCTCGGCGTTCGGCGCCGCCGGCGTCGGTAACGCTATGGACGCGATGGCGTGGGCGGCCGCCGCGGCCGGCGCCTCTACGATGGTTATCGGCCGCTGGCCCGCCGACGGCTTCACCGCCGACGCCGTCGCCGCGGCATTCCACGCAAAGCTCGCCGGTGGCTTGTCGCCGATCCAGGCGTGGCGCGCGGCGATTGCGGCGGCGCGGGTCGCCAACGCGCCGCCGTCGCTCTGGGCCGGGCTCAGGCTCGTCGGGGGAGGGAATTGA
- a CDS encoding NAD(P)/FAD-dependent oxidoreductase has translation MARPRVVIIGGGFGGLQAARRLRGHDLAVTLVDRRNHHVFQPLLYQVATAGLSPGDIASPIRWILRRQRNVEVLLDEVVGIDTAAREVSFRDGARCPYDYLIVAAGATHAYFGHDDWRPSAPALKTLEDALAIRRRVLSVFEAAERDSVLANRHPNLTFVIVGGGPTGVELAGALAEIARHTLRHDFRRVDTRAARIILIEAGPAILSTFPAPLREAAWRDLERLGVEVRTGTPVTRIDPGVVEAGGERIEAVSVLWAAGVAASPLGGMLGVPLDRAGRVQVQPDLTIPGHPDVFVIGDLATLAGTDGSPLPGVAQVAIQMGAHAASNVVRAVGGQPLRPFRYRNLGNMATIGRAAAIADLPALQLKGFIGWLAWLFVHILNLIGFRNRLLVMIQWAWAYASYDRAVRLITGVDTDGE, from the coding sequence ATGGCGCGGCCGCGCGTGGTCATCATCGGCGGCGGGTTCGGCGGCCTGCAGGCCGCGCGCCGTTTGCGCGGCCACGACCTCGCCGTCACGCTGGTCGATCGGCGCAACCATCACGTCTTCCAGCCCCTGCTGTATCAGGTCGCCACCGCAGGGCTGTCGCCGGGTGACATCGCGTCGCCCATCCGCTGGATTCTACGCAGGCAGCGTAACGTCGAGGTGCTCCTCGACGAGGTCGTCGGGATCGACACCGCCGCCCGCGAGGTGTCGTTCCGCGACGGGGCGCGTTGTCCCTACGACTACCTGATCGTCGCCGCCGGCGCGACCCACGCCTACTTCGGACACGACGATTGGCGCCCGTCGGCGCCCGCGCTGAAGACGCTCGAGGACGCGCTCGCCATCCGACGCCGCGTGCTCAGCGTGTTCGAGGCGGCCGAGCGCGACTCGGTGCTCGCCAACCGTCACCCGAACCTGACGTTCGTCATCGTCGGCGGTGGGCCGACCGGCGTCGAACTCGCCGGCGCGCTCGCCGAGATCGCGCGGCATACGCTGCGGCACGACTTCCGGCGCGTCGACACGCGCGCCGCGCGCATCATCCTAATCGAGGCCGGTCCCGCGATCCTCTCGACGTTTCCGGCGCCGCTCCGCGAGGCCGCGTGGAGAGATCTCGAGCGGCTCGGTGTCGAGGTGCGGACCGGCACGCCCGTCACGCGCATCGATCCTGGCGTGGTCGAGGCGGGCGGCGAGCGCATCGAGGCCGTCTCGGTGCTGTGGGCCGCCGGCGTCGCGGCGTCGCCGCTGGGCGGGATGCTCGGCGTGCCGCTCGATCGCGCCGGCCGCGTGCAGGTACAGCCGGACCTCACGATACCCGGACACCCCGACGTCTTCGTGATCGGCGATCTGGCCACGCTCGCGGGGACCGACGGCAGTCCGCTGCCTGGAGTGGCGCAGGTCGCCATCCAGATGGGCGCGCATGCCGCGAGCAACGTCGTCCGCGCCGTCGGAGGGCAGCCGCTGCGCCCCTTCCGCTACAGGAATCTGGGGAACATGGCGACGATCGGCCGCGCCGCTGCGATCGCCGATCTGCCGGCGTTACAGCTCAAGGGGTTCATTGGCTGGCTTGCCTGGCTGTTTGTCCACATCCTGAACCTGATTGGGTTCCGCAACCGGCTGCTGGTGATGATCCAGTGGGCGTGGGCCTACGCCAGCTACGATCGCGCGGTGCGGCTGATCACCGGCGTCGATACGGACGGGGAGTGA
- a CDS encoding DUF3810 family protein — translation MKTRTLAVLVALASTAAVLPIPAVVVERWYSTLAYPRLQRVLTPTSNLVPFALFDVLWVAAVAAAALLVYRRVRDRGWTRGLPSAAGALVAAAAVTYLAFLGLWGLNYRRVPLTEKLVFDRRRISEQTARDLGAANAAALNRLYAAAHPATFSERALAASFERTIAALGGGVPIITGRPKQTLLGGYFHQISVSGMTDPFFLETLVAPDLFDVERPFVVAHEWAHLAGYADESEANFIAWLTCRHGEPVAQYSAALEMIGYAAPGRPLGALLDIGPRIDLTAIAYRYAHTSRVLRVAARQGYDTYLKANRVERGVESYDAVVQLILGTVLDDSGYPRRP, via the coding sequence GTGAAAACCCGCACGCTCGCCGTCCTTGTGGCCCTCGCGAGTACCGCCGCCGTGCTGCCGATCCCTGCCGTCGTGGTGGAGCGCTGGTACTCGACGCTGGCGTATCCGCGACTGCAGCGCGTGCTGACGCCGACGTCGAACCTCGTGCCGTTCGCGCTCTTCGATGTCCTGTGGGTGGCAGCCGTTGCGGCCGCCGCGCTGCTGGTGTATCGGCGCGTGCGCGACCGTGGCTGGACACGGGGACTGCCTTCCGCGGCCGGCGCGCTCGTGGCAGCCGCGGCGGTCACCTACCTGGCGTTTCTCGGACTCTGGGGATTGAACTACCGGCGCGTGCCGCTCACCGAGAAGCTGGTGTTCGACCGGCGGCGGATCAGCGAACAGACCGCGCGCGACCTTGGCGCCGCGAACGCCGCCGCGCTCAACCGCCTCTATGCGGCGGCCCATCCGGCGACGTTCTCGGAGCGGGCGCTGGCCGCGAGTTTCGAGCGCACGATCGCCGCGCTCGGCGGCGGCGTGCCGATCATCACCGGCCGTCCAAAGCAGACGCTGCTCGGCGGATACTTTCACCAGATCTCGGTCTCCGGTATGACCGATCCGTTTTTCCTCGAGACGCTCGTCGCGCCTGACCTCTTCGACGTCGAGCGGCCGTTCGTCGTCGCTCACGAGTGGGCGCATCTGGCCGGCTACGCCGACGAATCTGAAGCGAACTTCATCGCCTGGTTGACCTGCCGCCACGGCGAGCCGGTGGCGCAATACAGCGCCGCGCTCGAGATGATCGGCTATGCCGCGCCGGGCCGGCCGCTCGGTGCACTCCTCGACATCGGGCCGCGGATCGACCTGACCGCGATCGCGTATCGCTACGCCCACACCAGCCGTGTGCTGCGCGTCGCCGCGCGTCAGGGCTATGACACGTATTTGAAGGCGAACCGTGTCGAGCGCGGCGTCGAGAGCTACGATGCGGTCGTGCAGCTCATCCTCGGAACGGTCCTCGACGACAGCGGATATCCGAGGCGGCCCTGA
- a CDS encoding DUF4097 family beta strand repeat-containing protein translates to MTRWIALSVFATAAALSVGCDIVTADMRAEQSTQWHKSYSLDRNGHFELHNVNGKIVVEPSTGNTVDVDATRKARGASDEAAKAALDRVSIVEDVADGRIRIDTKIAKTEGLSFLSGSVTVEYHVKVPAGADVKFATVNGGVEITGLDGTVVAETTNGGVTAHGIGGRLEANTTNGGLDIDLARVPAGGVKLGCVNGGIDVRLPRDAKATISARITNGGINTEGLNVDAGGENTRRRFEGTLNGGGPRLEIEGVNGGITLVGR, encoded by the coding sequence ATGACACGCTGGATTGCCCTCTCCGTGTTCGCCACCGCCGCCGCCCTCAGCGTGGGCTGCGACATCGTCACCGCCGACATGCGCGCCGAGCAGTCGACGCAGTGGCACAAGAGCTACTCGCTCGACCGCAACGGCCATTTCGAACTGCACAACGTCAACGGCAAGATTGTCGTCGAGCCGTCGACCGGCAACACCGTCGACGTCGACGCCACACGCAAGGCGCGCGGCGCGTCGGACGAAGCCGCCAAGGCGGCGCTCGACCGCGTCAGCATCGTCGAGGACGTCGCCGACGGGCGGATCCGCATCGACACGAAGATCGCCAAGACCGAAGGCCTCTCGTTCCTGAGCGGCAGCGTCACCGTGGAGTATCACGTCAAGGTGCCCGCCGGCGCCGACGTGAAATTCGCCACGGTCAACGGCGGCGTCGAGATCACCGGGCTCGACGGCACCGTGGTCGCCGAAACGACCAACGGCGGCGTCACCGCCCACGGCATCGGCGGCAGGCTGGAGGCCAACACGACCAATGGCGGCCTCGACATCGACCTGGCGCGGGTGCCGGCAGGGGGCGTCAAGCTCGGCTGCGTGAACGGCGGCATCGACGTGCGCCTGCCGCGCGATGCCAAGGCGACGATCTCAGCCCGCATCACCAACGGTGGCATCAACACCGAGGGGCTGAACGTCGACGCGGGCGGCGAAAACACGCGCCGCCGTTTCGAGGGCACGCTCAACGGTGGTGGACCGCGCCTGGAAATAGAAGGCGTGAACGGCGGGATCACCCTGGTCGGACGATAA
- a CDS encoding acetamidase/formamidase family protein: MRGLIAFALAGLLQAQAPATHRLEATPETIAYGWYDAAATPVLRIRSGDVIDVDTLLTNTPAGLRRAGVPDDQIQDSLKRITEAFQPGNPKRGPGGHILTGPVFVEGAEPGDALEVKILAIDLAIPYGYNGCAGYLPENCPTPRPPAKIIPLDAKTMTAAFAPGIVIPLHPFYGSMGVAPPPEAGRVSSNPPGNHAGNLDNKALVAGSVLYIPVFAPGALFEIGDGHVAQGDGEVDQTAIETSLRGRIQLTVRKGMTLKWPRAETATDYIAMATDEDLAKATKAAIQEMIDFLVAERHLDRLAAYQLTSVAGDVAMTQLVDGKVGVHVKMPKTIFK, translated from the coding sequence ATGCGCGGGCTGATTGCCTTCGCTTTGGCTGGGTTGCTGCAGGCGCAAGCGCCGGCGACGCACCGGCTCGAGGCGACGCCGGAGACGATCGCCTACGGGTGGTACGACGCCGCGGCCACGCCGGTGCTCCGCATTCGCTCGGGAGACGTCATCGACGTCGACACGCTGTTGACGAATACGCCGGCCGGCCTCCGGCGCGCCGGTGTGCCCGACGATCAGATCCAGGATTCGCTGAAGCGGATCACCGAGGCGTTCCAGCCAGGCAATCCCAAGCGCGGGCCGGGCGGTCATATTCTCACGGGTCCGGTCTTCGTGGAGGGGGCGGAGCCGGGTGACGCGCTGGAGGTGAAGATTCTCGCCATCGACCTCGCGATCCCGTACGGCTACAACGGCTGCGCCGGCTACCTTCCCGAGAACTGTCCGACGCCGCGTCCGCCGGCGAAAATCATTCCGCTCGACGCCAAGACCATGACCGCGGCGTTCGCGCCGGGCATCGTCATTCCGCTGCACCCGTTCTACGGGAGCATGGGCGTCGCGCCGCCGCCCGAGGCCGGCCGCGTCAGTAGCAATCCGCCCGGTAACCACGCGGGCAATCTGGACAACAAGGCGCTCGTGGCCGGCTCGGTGCTCTATATCCCGGTGTTCGCGCCGGGAGCGTTGTTCGAGATCGGCGACGGCCACGTGGCGCAGGGAGACGGCGAGGTCGATCAGACCGCCATCGAAACCTCGCTGCGCGGGCGCATCCAGCTCACGGTCCGCAAGGGCATGACCCTGAAGTGGCCGCGCGCGGAGACCGCGACCGACTACATCGCCATGGCGACCGACGAGGATCTCGCGAAGGCGACCAAGGCGGCGATCCAGGAGATGATCGACTTTCTCGTCGCCGAGAGGCACCTCGATCGTCTCGCCGCCTACCAGTTGACCAGCGTCGCGGGCGACGTGGCGATGACGCAGCTCGTCGACGGCAAGGTCGGCGTGCACGTCAAGATGCCGAAGACGATCTTCAAGTGA
- a CDS encoding transposase, which yields MARYKRIREQGLLRHVMSRGNGRMGIFLDDTDYRKFLYILGDVLDEYDVDCWDACVMPNHYHLALMNRRPNLGEAMKHLNGEYATWWNAHHGRVGHVFQGRYKDQIVQRESYLRNLLVYVALNPVRAGLVTSPELWPWSSYRCTAGLSPNPGFLRIEPVLAVFGDGPEDVLRDRYVRHVRGGLPEDDTSYKDFRSRQRILGDRQFKLEVRQRLAPRAEVSISVEPAASAGG from the coding sequence ATGGCACGCTACAAGAGAATCCGCGAACAGGGCTTGCTGCGACACGTGATGTCGCGAGGGAACGGCCGCATGGGCATCTTCCTCGACGACACCGACTACCGGAAGTTCCTTTACATCCTCGGCGATGTTCTCGACGAGTACGACGTCGACTGTTGGGACGCGTGCGTGATGCCGAATCACTATCACCTCGCGCTCATGAACCGCCGGCCGAATCTGGGCGAGGCGATGAAGCATCTCAATGGCGAGTACGCCACCTGGTGGAACGCGCACCACGGACGCGTGGGGCACGTGTTTCAAGGGAGATACAAGGACCAGATCGTTCAGCGCGAGAGCTATCTTCGCAACCTACTCGTCTACGTGGCGCTGAATCCGGTACGGGCCGGGCTGGTGACCTCGCCCGAGTTGTGGCCGTGGAGCAGCTACCGCTGCACAGCCGGTCTCTCACCGAATCCGGGGTTTCTGCGCATCGAGCCGGTGTTGGCGGTCTTCGGCGACGGCCCCGAGGACGTGCTCCGCGATCGCTATGTGCGGCACGTCCGCGGAGGCTTGCCGGAGGACGACACGAGCTACAAGGACTTTCGTTCGCGCCAGCGGATTCTGGGCGATCGGCAGTTCAAGCTGGAGGTGCGCCAGCGGCTGGCGCCCCGCGCGGAGGTTTCGATTTCGGTGGAACCCGCGGCGTCCGCCGGAGGGTAG
- a CDS encoding threonine/serine dehydratase has protein sequence MLPFPRSAFEQARARMGDFVAHTPLLTSRLLSERTGFEVRLKAEMFQRGGSYKIRGPMNKFAQLTDEQKRRGVICSSAGNHAQGVALAAARYGIKAIVVMAENATPSKIAATRAYGAEVVLHGTIWDEANDRARQLVAEHGYTYIHPFDDEQLIVGQGTVGLEIYEDWPEVELAIVPIGGGGLIAGVATALKACNPRVHVVGVESSGAPGMTRSVREGRLTTLETVDCVIDGLRVKRVGEINYEIVRRAVDDLVTLPDEQIFEAVVWIMSHLKVVPEGAAAAPVGALLQGLVKAAPATKVVCVLSGGNVDLDQLKGLRWN, from the coding sequence ATGCTGCCGTTCCCACGCTCCGCATTCGAGCAGGCACGCGCGCGCATGGGGGACTTCGTCGCTCACACCCCGCTGTTGACGTCACGGCTGCTCAGCGAGCGCACCGGCTTCGAGGTGCGGCTGAAGGCGGAGATGTTCCAGCGCGGCGGGTCGTACAAGATCCGCGGGCCCATGAACAAGTTCGCGCAACTCACCGACGAGCAGAAGCGTCGCGGCGTGATCTGCTCGTCGGCGGGCAACCATGCCCAGGGAGTGGCGCTGGCGGCGGCGCGCTACGGCATCAAGGCCATCGTCGTCATGGCGGAGAACGCGACGCCATCGAAGATCGCGGCGACTCGCGCCTACGGTGCCGAGGTCGTCCTGCACGGGACGATCTGGGACGAGGCCAACGACAGGGCGCGACAGCTCGTGGCCGAACACGGCTACACCTACATCCATCCGTTTGATGACGAACAGCTGATCGTCGGTCAGGGAACGGTGGGCCTGGAGATCTACGAGGACTGGCCGGAGGTCGAGCTCGCGATCGTGCCGATCGGCGGGGGCGGCCTGATCGCCGGCGTGGCGACGGCGCTGAAGGCGTGCAATCCCCGGGTGCACGTCGTGGGCGTGGAGTCGTCAGGCGCGCCCGGCATGACCCGCAGCGTCCGCGAGGGCAGGCTCACCACGCTCGAGACGGTGGACTGCGTGATCGACGGGCTGCGCGTGAAGCGGGTCGGTGAGATCAACTACGAGATCGTGCGGCGCGCGGTCGACGATCTGGTGACGCTGCCGGACGAGCAGATCTTCGAGGCGGTGGTGTGGATCATGTCGCACCTGAAGGTGGTGCCGGAGGGGGCCGCCGCCGCGCCAGTGGGCGCGCTGCTCCAAGGCCTGGTGAAGGCCGCGCCGGCGACGAAGGTCGTCTGCGTGCTGAGCGGCGGCAACGTCGACCTCGATCAACTCAAAGGCCTGCGCTGGAACTAG
- a CDS encoding SgcJ/EcaC family oxidoreductase has translation MTRDEILALVERRRAAWDARDASALAALHSPAGVVISPTGGVLEGRDEIERIYRLWLSAFPDIRFRRDDVLIDGDRVVEVAQLSGTHAGDFFGVAPTGRRVEVQVAMVLTIENGLFAEERRIYDFTGFLVQVGVLKAKPTA, from the coding sequence ATGACGCGGGACGAAATCCTCGCACTCGTCGAACGCCGCCGCGCCGCCTGGGACGCGCGCGACGCCTCGGCACTCGCTGCGCTGCACTCACCGGCCGGCGTGGTGATCAGCCCGACTGGCGGAGTGCTGGAAGGACGCGACGAAATCGAGCGTATCTACCGGCTCTGGCTCAGCGCGTTTCCAGACATCCGGTTCCGGAGGGACGACGTCCTCATCGACGGCGACCGCGTCGTGGAAGTGGCACAGCTCTCGGGCACGCACGCCGGCGATTTTTTCGGCGTCGCGCCGACCGGCCGTCGCGTCGAAGTGCAGGTCGCGATGGTGCTCACTATCGAGAACGGCCTGTTCGCCGAGGAGCGCCGCATCTACGACTTCACCGGCTTTCTGGTGCAGGTCGGCGTGCTCAAGGCCAAGCCCACGGCGTAG